Proteins from one Corvus cornix cornix isolate S_Up_H32 chromosome 19, ASM73873v5, whole genome shotgun sequence genomic window:
- the TPST1 gene encoding protein-tyrosine sulfotransferase 1, with translation MVGKLKQNLLLACLVISSVTVFYLGQHAMECHHRMEERSQPLRGGDSARGTLRTAPSASANRSLPYSKDMPLIFIGGVPRSGTTLMRAMLDAHPDIRCGEETRVIPRILAVKQMWARSSKEKIRLDEAGVTDEVLDSAMQAFLLEIIVKHGEPAPYLCNKDPFALKSLTYLARIFPNAKFLLMVRDGRASVHSMISRKVTIAGFDLNSYRDCLTKWNRAIETMYNQCMEVGFERCMLVHYEQLVLHPERWMRTLLKFLHIPWNQAVLHHEEMIGKAGGVSLSKVERSTDQVIKPVNVEALSKWVGKIPADVLQDMPVIAPMLAKLGYDPYANPPNYGKPDQKVVENTRRVYKGEFQLPDFLKEVPQTEPME, from the exons ATGGTTGGGAAGCTGAAGCAGAACCTGCTGCTGGCCTGCCTGGTGATCAGCTCGGTGACCGTGTTCTACCTGGGCCAGCACGCCATGGAGTGCCACCACCGCATGGAGGAGCGCAGCCAGCCCCTGAGGGGGGGGGACAGTGCCAGGGGCACGCTGAGGACAGCCCCCAGTGCCAGTGCCAACAGAAGCCTGCCCTACAGCAAGGACATGCCCCTGATCTTCATCGGCGGCGTCCCCCGCAGCGGCACCACGCTGATGCGCGCCATGCTGGACGCGCACCCCGACATCCGCTGCGGGGAGGAGACCAGGGTGATCCCCAGGATCCTGGCGGTCAAGCAGATGTGGGCCAGGtccagcaaggaaaaaatccGCCTGGATGAGGCTGGAGTCACGGATGAGGTGCTGGATTCAGCCATGCAGGCGTTTTTGTTGGAGATCATCGTGAAACACGGCGAGCCCGCTCCGTACTTGTGTAACAAAGATCCTTTTGCTTTAAAATCCTTAACTTATCTTGCCAGAATTTTCCCTAATGCCAAATTCCTCCTGATGGTCCGAGATGGCCGCGCATCTGTGCATTCCATGATCTCCAGGAAAGTCACAATAGCTGGCTTTGACCTGAACAGCTACAGGGACTGCCTGACCAAGTGGAACCGTGCCATAGAAACCATGTACAACCAGTGCATGGAGGTGGGCTTTGAGAGGTGTATGCTGGTGCACTATGAACAGCTGGTGCTGCATCCTGAGAGGTGGATGAGGACTCTCCTCAAGTTCCTGCACATCCCATGGAACCAGGCAGTGCTGCACCATGAGGAGATGATTGGAAAAGCAGGGGGGGTTTCTCTTTCCAA ggTTGAAAGATCCACTGACCAAGTCATCAAGCCAGTGAATGTGGAAGCACTGTCCAAATGGGTTGGGAAGATCCCTGCTGATGTCCTGCAGGACATGCCAGTGATTGCCCCCATGCTGGCCAAACTGGGCTATGATCCCTATGCCAACCCACCCAATTATGG